One Montipora capricornis isolate CH-2021 unplaced genomic scaffold, ASM3666992v2 scaffold_483, whole genome shotgun sequence DNA segment encodes these proteins:
- the LOC138036398 gene encoding uncharacterized protein: protein MVALKELKNNSTINLKKADKGTTTVIMNKSNKIQEAEVQLENREHYKPLEAPMVNTTQTKVNQIIDKLHRGKHIDDMTKKWLAQTSSPPRIPVFYTLTKIHKPDPVGRPIISGCDGPTEKISSFVDTLLQPIAQKQQSYIKDTTDFISFIENTKIGQDTILVAMDVSSLYTNIPQEEGIEIVCNAYETTHYLREMLGVILTENSFEFNKKNYLQTLGVAMGTKTAVSFANIFMAEIETNLMQQNNTKPREWKRYIDDVFSLWDCNRNEVERFIEQANTFHPTIKFTAEISENEIIFLDTVVFKGERFKKESILDIKTHYSLTETFQYTHFTSCHPPGVKRGFIKGEAIRLLRTNSSKTTFEECLANFKRRLEARGYPKNYIESSLSEVTFDSRQSALNHQKDKPAERILPFVTTYDPVEL from the coding sequence ATGGTAGCTttaaaagagctgaaaaataACTCTAccataaatctcaaaaaagcGGACAAAGGAACTACAACGGTCATCATgaacaaatcaaacaaaatacaGGAGGCTGAAGTGCAACTCGAGAACAGAGAGCACTATAAACCTCTTGAAGCACCGATGGTGAACACCACACAAACAAAGGTCAACCAGATCATTGACAAACTGCATCGGGGCAAACACATCgatgacatgactaaaaaatggcTTGCTCAAACCTCCAGCCCGCCTAGAATTCCTGTTTTCTACACGCTCACAAAAATCCACAAACCTGATCCGGTCGGAAGACCGATCATCTCAGGTTGTGACGGCCCAACTGAAAAAATATCCTCTTTTGTGGACACCTTGCTACAGCCTAtcgcacaaaaacaacaatcctACATAAAGGATACAACTGATTTCATCAGTTTTATAGAAAACACAAAGATAGGCCAAGACACGATTTTAGTAGCAATGGACGTTTCTAGcttatacacaaatataccacAAGAGGAGGGAATAGAAATAGTATGCAACGCATATGAGACCACACACTATTTAAGGGAAATGCTTGGTGTAATCCTAACAGAGAACTCATTTGagttcaataaaaaaaattatctccaaACACTTGGTGTCGCAATGGGCACAAAAACAGCAGTGTCTTTTGCAAACATATTCATGGCGGAGATAGAGACAAATTtaatgcaacaaaacaataccaaGCCAAGAGAATGGAAACGTTACATTGATGACGTTTTCTCCCTTTGGGACTGTAATAGGAATGAAGTGGAACGTTTCATTGAACAGGCTAACACATTCCACCcaacaataaaattcacggCCGAAATATCAGAGAACGAAATCATTTTCCTGGATACAGTGGTATTCAAAGGAGAGAGATTCAAAAAAGaatccatcctagacatcaaaaCTCACTACTCGCTGACGGAAACCTTTCAATATACCCATTTTACCTCGTGCCACCCTCCGGGGGTAAAAAGAGGCTTTATCAAAGGCGAAGCAATAAGACTGCTTAGAACAAACTcctcaaaaacaacatttgaagagtgCCTCGCAAACTTTAAACGACGCCTCGAAGCACGCGGGTATCCAAAAAACTATATAGAAAGTTCCCTGTCAGAGGTCACCTTTGACTCAAGACAATCGGCTCTTAATCACCAAAAAGATAAACCTGCAGAgagaatattgccttttgtcactacATACGACCCTGTGGAACTATAA
- the LOC138036399 gene encoding LOW QUALITY PROTEIN: tetratricopeptide repeat protein 28-like (The sequence of the model RefSeq protein was modified relative to this genomic sequence to represent the inferred CDS: substituted 2 bases at 2 genomic stop codons), translating into MDVLEQHMQELSVATKEGNRRRRGLACFNLGEYYYDVANFNQAIRSYTEALAMFKEIGFRAGEEKAYSGLGNTYKRLSNFKQAIEYHNQHLSIAKEVGDIAGEGSDYCNLGNAYHSLGNFKQAIDYHNQDLSIAKEVGDLAGQGGAYGNLGNAYHSLGNFKQAIEYHDQDLSIAKEGREKEXEGISXGNLGKAYYRLGNFELAIVYHIQRLSIAKEVGDIAGQGRAYGNLGNAYDSLGNFKQAIEYHNQHLSIAKEVGDIAGQGRAYGNLGNAYDSLGNFKQAIEYHNQRLSIAKEVGDIAGQGRAYGNLGNSYHSLGNFKQAIEYHNQHLSIAKEVGDISGEGKAYCNLGNAYGRLGNFKQGIEYHNQHLSIAKEVGDISGEGKAYCNLGNAYGRLGNFKEAIKYHNQHFSIAKEVGDLAGEGQAYGNLGNAYDSLGNFKQAIEYHNQDLSIAKEVGDLAGEGRAYGNLGNAYDSLGNFKQAIEYHNQDLSIAKEVGDLAGEGQAYGNLGNAYHSLGNFKQAIEYHNQHLRISKEVGDIAGEGKAYCNLGNAYHSLGNFKQAIEYHNQDLSIAKEVGDLAGEGQAYGNLGNAYDSLGNFKQAIEYHNQHLSIAKEVGDIAGQGRAYGNLGNAYDSLGNFKQAIEYHNQRLSIAKEVGDIAGQGRAYGNLGNSYHSLGNFKQAIEYHNQHLSIAKEVGDIAGQGRAYGNLGNAYGRLGNFKQAIEYHNQHLSIAKEVGDLAGEGQAYGNLGNAYHSLGNFKQAIEYHNQHLSIAKEVGDIAGEGKAYGNLGNAYYRLGNLKQALEYHNQDLSIAKEVGDIAGEGRGYGNLGNAYYRLGNFKQAIEYHNQHLSIAKEVWYIAVQGRAYVNLVNSYHGHGNFKQAIEYHNQHLSIAKEVGDPIGQALGCYHLGHVHEILDSLSKALNYYRQSVNIYDETRRLLQSEDAWKISFRDTKQFAYNALWTALLKSGQVDEALYAAEQGRAQALGDILKMQYGVDEKPSSALTMKLSFGMNDLPSQTVFTALDGNTISFWLLREDIGINFRRKEIENGSAKSLIESTFKEIGVETVVQCENRSLDRQRNDFSCIREAVEETVHSLSFSVNCLQPLYDVLVSPIADLLQEDELVFVPDGPFCLAPFTALSDSVRIRAIPSLTALKVIASAPDDFQSKIEALLVGDPCLEEVIWGTGGPMWPQLPCAKEEVEMIGKLLHTTPLTGQNATKAEVLKRMKSAALIHIAAHGDDQFGEIALAPNPERTSQIPEEEDYMLTLSDVHALHLQARLVVLSCCYSGQGEVKSEGIVGIARAFLCAGARSVVVSLWKIDDKATMMFMKSFYEQLADRKSASRALHHAMKSLRETYSALKYWAPFVLIGDDVTFEFGQHKHEKNET; encoded by the exons ATGGACGTTTTGGAGCAGCATATGCAAGAGCTTAGTGTTGCAACAAAGGAGGGAAACAGACGACGGAGGGGTTTGGCTTGTTTCAATCTGGGTGAATACTATTATGATGTAGCCAACTTTAATCAGGCCATTCGAAGttacacagaagcattagcCATGTTTAAAGAAATAGGTTTCAGGGCCGGAGAAGAAAAAGCTTATTCGGGTCTCGGCAACACTTATAAAAGActgagcaattttaagcaagccatagagtaccacaatcaacatcttagtattgcaaaagaagttggggacatagctggagaaggaagcgactattgcaatctcggcaatgcttatcacagtctggggaatttcaagcaagccatagactaccacaatcaagatcttagtattgcaaaagaagttggggaccTAGCTGGACAAGGAGGAGcgtatggcaatctcggcaatgcttatcacagtctggggaatttcaagcaagccatagagtaccacgatcaagatcttagtattgcaaaagaaggtAGGGAAAAAGAGTGAGAAGGAATATCTTAAGGAAATCTCGGCAAGGCTTATTACCGTCTGGGGAATTTCGAGCTAGCCATAGTGTACCACAttcaacgtcttagtattgcaaaagaagttggggacataGCTGGACAAGGAAGAGcgtatggcaatctcggcaatgcttatgacagtctggggaatttcaagcaagccatagagtaccacaatcaacatcttagtattgcaaaagaagttggggacataGCTGGACAAGGAAGAGcgtatggcaatctcggcaatgcttatgacagtctggggaatttcaagcaagccatagagtaccacaatcaacgtcttagtattgcaaaagaagttggggacataGCTGGACAAGGAAGAGcgtatggcaatctcggcaattcttatcacagtctggggaatttcaagcaagccatagagtaccacaatcaacatcttagtattgcaaaagaagttggggacatatctggagaaggaaaagcctattgcaatctcggcaatgcttatggACGTCtggggaatttcaagcaaggcatagagtaccacaatcaacatcttagtattgcaaaagaagttggggacatatctggagaaggaaaagcctattgcaatctcggcaatgcttatggacgtctggggaattttaaggaagccataaagtaccacaatcaacattttagtattgcaaaagaagttggggactTAGCTGGAGAAGGACaggcctatggcaatctcggcaatgcttatgacagtctggggaatttcaagcaagccatagagtaccacaatcaagatcttagtattgcaaaagaagttggggacttagctggagaaggaagagcctatggcaatctcggcaatgcttatgacagtctggggaatttcaagcaagccatagagtaccacaatcaagatcttagtattgcaaaagaagttggggactTAGCTGGAGAAGGACAggcctatggcaatcttggcaatgcttatcacagtctggggaatttcaagcaagccatagagtaccacaatcaacatcttaggatttcaaaagaagttggggacatagctggagaaggaaaagcctattgcaatcttggcaatgcttatcacagtctggggaatttcaagcaagccatagagtaccacaatcaagatcttagtattgcaaaagaagttggggactTAGCTGGAGAAGGACaggcctatggcaatctcggcaatgcttatgacagtctggggaatttcaagcaagccatagagtaccacaatcaacatcttagtattgcaaaagaagttggggacataGCTGGACAAGGAAGAGcgtatggcaatctcggcaatgcttatgacagtctggggaatttcaagcaagccatagagtaccacaatcaacgtcttagtattgcaaaagaagttggggacataGCTGGACAAGGAAGAGcgtatggcaatctcggcaattcttatcacagtctggggaatttcaagcaagccatagagtaccacaatcaacatcttagtattgcaaaagaagttggggacataGCTGGACAAGGAAGAGcgtatggcaatctcggcaatgcttatggACGTCtggggaatttcaagcaagccatagagtaccacaatcaacatcttagtattgcaaaagaagttggggaccTAGCTGGAGAAGGACAggcctatggcaatcttggcaatgcttatcacagtctggggaatttcaagcaagccatagagtaccacaatcaacatcttagtattgcaaaagaagttggggacatagctggagaaggaaaagcctatggcaatctcggcaatgcttattacCGTCTGGGGAATCTCAAGCAAGCCCTAGAataccacaatcaagatcttagtattgcaaaagaagttggggacatagctggagaaggaagaggctatggcaatctcggcaatgcttattatcgtctggggaattttaagcaagccatagagtaccacaatcaacatcttagtattgcaaaagaagtttgGTACATAGCGGTACAAGGAAGAGCGTATGTCAATCTCGTCAATTCTTATCACGGTCAtgggaatttcaagcaagccatagagtaccacaatcaacatcttagtattgcaaaagaagttggggaccCCATAGGGCAGGCATTGGGGTGTTATCACCTTGGTCATGTTCATGAAATTTTAGACTCCTTGAGCAAAGCTCTTAATTACTATCGTCAAAGCGTAAATATTTATGATGAAACAAGGCGTCTTCTTCAGTCAgaagatgcatggaaaataagctttcgtgacaCAAAGCAGTTTGCATACAACGCTCTGTGGACAGCACTCTTGAAGAGTGGTCAGGTAGATGaggctttgtatgctgctgagcaaggacgagcCCAGGCTTTGGGAGACATTTTAAAGATGCAATATGGTGTTGATGAGAAACCTTCTTCGGCACTTACGATGAAGTTGAGTTTTGGAATGAACGATTtaccttcacaaactgttttcacagcacttgatgggaacacgatcagcttctggttgctAAGAGAAGATATCGGGATTAATTTTAGACGAAAAGAAATCGAAAATGGCAGTGCCAAATCACTGATAGAAAGTACTTTTAAAGAGATTGGTGTGGAAACTGTTGTACAATGTGAGAATCGTTCCCTTGACAGACAACGCAACGACTTCTCGTGCATTAGGGAAGCTGTTGAGGAAACCGTTCACTCCTTGAGCTTCTCTGTGAACTGTTTACAGCCCTTATATGATGTCTTAGTCAGCCCTATCGCAGACTTGCTCCAGGAAGATGAGTTagtctttgttcctgatggaccattttgcttggctccttttactgcattgagtgactctgtcaggatccgtgcAATTCCCTCGCTGACCGCTTTAAAAGTGATCGCAAGTGCACCTGATGACTTCCAAAGTAAGATTGAGGCGCTGCTTGTGGGCGATCCGTGCTTGGAGGAAGTCATTTGGGGCACCGGTGGACCCATGTGGCCCCAGTTGCCATGTGCAAAGGAAGAGGTGGAAATGATTGGAAAACTTCTGCACACCACACCTCTTACAGGTCAAAATGCAACCAAAGCTGAGGtgttgaaaagaatgaagtcagctgctttaatccacattgctgcacatggaGATGACCaatttggagaaattgctttggccccaaatcccgaACGCACATCACAGATCCCCgaagaggaagattacatgttaacGTTGAGTGATGTTCACGCACTTCATCTTCAGGCAAGACTTGTTGTGCTGAGTTGTTGTTATAGTGGCCAGGGAGAGGTGAAATCTGAGGGTattgtgggaatagccagggctttcctgtgtgctggtgcccgaTCTGTTGTGGTGTCACTCTGGAAAATCGACGACAAGGCAACCATGATGTTCATGAAAAGTTTCTACGAACAGTTagcagatagaaaaagtgcaagtagagctcttcaccatgctatgaaatctcttcgggagACTTATTCTGCCTTAAagtactgggcgccatttgtgctaattggcgatgatgtcacctttGAATTTGGGCAACACAAAcacgaaaagaatg aaacgtga